Proteins co-encoded in one Bacteroidales bacterium genomic window:
- a CDS encoding alpha/beta hydrolase, whose amino-acid sequence MFLVPSCKQNQSADNQNSENMNNTEQYTFELSNKVTRKKVTFKNRYGIMLTGDLYIPKNQTDKSPALAISGPFGAVKEQSSGLYANQMAERGFIALAFDPSYTGESGGEPRHVASPDINSEDLSAAVDYLGTLENVDRNRIGMIGICGFGGFALNTVAVDKRVKAVATASMYDMSRVKAKGYFDAMTLEERTQILEELSDQRWKDAENGMPALGPKGLPDKIEGNEPQFVKDYFDYYKTGRGFHPRSINSNSSWTTTTPLSLMNMPVLTYIKEISPRPVLLIAGENAHSRYFSEDAYKAASEPKELMIIPNAVHVDLYDRMEFIPFDKLESFFKEHLK is encoded by the coding sequence ATGTTTTTAGTGCCGTCCTGCAAGCAGAATCAGAGTGCTGACAATCAAAATTCAGAAAACATGAACAATACAGAACAATATACTTTCGAGTTAAGCAACAAAGTTACCCGTAAGAAAGTAACTTTCAAAAATCGTTACGGAATCATGCTGACGGGCGACCTGTACATTCCGAAAAATCAAACGGACAAGTCCCCTGCACTTGCTATCAGCGGTCCTTTCGGTGCGGTTAAAGAGCAATCGTCGGGTTTATATGCCAACCAAATGGCTGAGCGCGGATTTATTGCGCTTGCTTTCGATCCGTCATACACCGGAGAAAGCGGAGGTGAGCCCCGCCATGTTGCATCACCCGACATTAACTCCGAAGACCTTAGTGCTGCAGTTGATTATTTGGGAACACTTGAAAACGTTGACCGGAACAGAATAGGTATGATTGGTATTTGCGGATTCGGAGGTTTCGCATTAAACACAGTTGCTGTTGACAAACGTGTTAAAGCAGTAGCAACCGCAAGCATGTACGATATGTCGAGAGTGAAAGCAAAAGGTTACTTTGATGCCATGACCTTGGAGGAACGCACCCAAATATTGGAGGAATTAAGCGACCAGCGCTGGAAAGATGCTGAAAACGGAATGCCGGCCTTAGGTCCTAAGGGATTGCCTGACAAAATTGAAGGCAATGAACCTCAGTTCGTAAAAGATTACTTTGATTATTATAAAACTGGGCGGGGCTTTCATCCGCGTTCGATAAATTCAAACAGCTCGTGGACGACTACCACTCCGTTATCGCTTATGAATATGCCTGTTCTGACCTATATCAAAGAAATTTCGCCGAGGCCGGTGCTGTTGATTGCAGGAGAAAATGCTCATTCCCGTTATTTCAGCGAAGACGCTTACAAGGCGGCTTCAGAACCGAAAGAGTTAATGATTATTCCTAACGCCGTGCATGTAGATTTATACGACCGTATGGAATTTATTCCGTTCGATAAACTGGAATCATTTTTTAAAGAACATTTAAAATAA
- a CDS encoding cupin domain-containing protein: MKQTLFIIVVVGLVLTGCGNRQEKSKDIMKTVTNGEIPKISDFPLGNENTGYAQYFSGRSWLAPLTEMSELNVPISNVTFEPACRNNWHSHTGGQILVAVGGVGYYQERGKPAVRMMPGDVIEIAPDLEHWHGAAPDTWFSHLAIACNPQTNQNIWLNPVSDKEYLEAVKREELK; the protein is encoded by the coding sequence ATGAAACAAACCCTATTCATCATTGTAGTCGTAGGACTGGTTTTAACCGGATGCGGCAACAGACAGGAAAAAAGCAAAGACATTATGAAAACAGTAACAAACGGAGAAATTCCGAAAATCAGTGACTTTCCCTTAGGAAATGAAAACACCGGTTATGCACAGTATTTTTCTGGCAGAAGCTGGCTGGCGCCGCTTACTGAGATGAGCGAACTGAATGTGCCTATTTCCAACGTAACCTTTGAGCCGGCTTGCCGCAATAACTGGCACAGCCATACGGGAGGACAGATTCTCGTTGCCGTGGGCGGCGTGGGATATTATCAGGAAAGAGGAAAGCCTGCCGTGCGGATGATGCCCGGCGATGTGATAGAAATTGCACCCGACCTTGAACACTGGCACGGAGCAGCCCCCGATACTTGGTTTTCGCACCTTGCCATAGCATGCAATCCGCAGACCAATCAGAATATATGGCTCAATCCGGTCAGCGATAAAGAATATCTTGAAGCTGTAAAACGGGAGGAACTGAAATGA
- a CDS encoding aldo/keto reductase: MKTRKLGNKLEVSAIGLGCMGMSFGYDPLPDRNEMITVIRSAYEAGESFFDTAEVYGPYANEELLGEAVASFRDKVVIATKFGFNLVDGKQTGVNSKPENIRKAVEGSLKRLKTDYIDLLYQHRVDPNVPIEDVAGTVKDLISEGKVKNFGLSEAGAQTVRRAHAVQPVTAVQNEYSLWFRCPEKELIPMLEELGIGLVPYSPLGKGYLTGQFNENTTFGKNDFRNILPRFTQEAFAANKAIVDLLKSIADEKEATPAQIALAWLLAQKPWIAPIPGTTKLHRVKENIGAADIVLTPEDLNNIEEASAKIIILGDRYPEALERTTGL, translated from the coding sequence ATGAAAACAAGAAAATTAGGTAATAAGTTAGAAGTGTCGGCCATAGGACTTGGCTGCATGGGTATGAGTTTCGGATATGATCCGTTGCCGGATAGAAATGAAATGATAACTGTAATTCGCTCGGCATACGAAGCGGGTGAAAGCTTTTTCGATACGGCTGAAGTTTACGGGCCATACGCCAATGAAGAACTGCTTGGCGAGGCGGTGGCCTCTTTCCGTGATAAAGTAGTTATAGCAACAAAATTCGGTTTCAACTTAGTCGATGGAAAACAAACGGGCGTAAACAGCAAACCGGAAAATATCCGTAAAGCGGTTGAGGGCTCTCTTAAAAGATTGAAAACAGATTATATCGACCTGCTGTATCAACATCGTGTAGATCCGAACGTGCCGATCGAAGATGTGGCCGGAACCGTAAAAGACCTGATAAGCGAGGGAAAAGTAAAGAACTTCGGACTGTCGGAAGCAGGTGCACAAACTGTTCGTCGTGCCCACGCCGTTCAGCCCGTTACCGCCGTTCAGAACGAGTATTCGCTCTGGTTTCGTTGCCCCGAGAAAGAACTTATACCAATGCTGGAAGAGTTGGGTATCGGACTGGTTCCTTACAGTCCGCTCGGCAAAGGTTATCTTACCGGACAATTCAACGAGAATACTACATTCGGCAAAAACGACTTCCGCAATATCCTTCCGCGTTTCACGCAGGAAGCTTTTGCCGCCAACAAAGCGATTGTGGATCTGCTGAAAAGCATAGCCGACGAAAAGGAAGCAACACCGGCACAGATTGCTCTGGCTTGGCTTCTGGCTCAAAAGCCCTGGATTGCTCCCATACCCGGAACAACAAAACTACACCGCGTAAAAGAAAATATAGGAGCGGCCGATATTGTGCTTACTCCCGAAGACTTGAATAACATCGAAGAGGCGAGTGCCAAAATAATCATACTTGGCGACCGCTATCCTGAAGCATTAGAACGTACAACCGGATTATAA
- a CDS encoding HNH endonuclease codes for MRNPKWHRDEIILALDLYFDEERGTINASNPKIINLSKILNKLPIFDTKPDENLFRNPNGVNLKLSNFLALDPNYSGKGMQSYSKLDKEVFDEFFNNRKRLREIARKIINVVENVELRNKVYQIEDDEISELDSVSEGLVIYKLHKVRERDNRIINEKKKIVSKEKGCLKCEICGFDFEETYGNLGKGFIECHHLKPLSDYDSERVTEITDLALLCSNCHKMIHRDLTVSSVEDFREKWTIT; via the coding sequence ATGAGAAACCCCAAATGGCATAGAGATGAAATTATTTTAGCATTAGATTTATACTTCGATGAAGAACGAGGTACTATTAATGCTAGTAATCCTAAAATCATTAATCTCTCTAAAATACTTAATAAGCTCCCAATATTTGACACAAAACCAGATGAAAATCTTTTTAGAAATCCAAACGGAGTAAACTTAAAACTTTCAAATTTTCTTGCTCTTGATCCAAATTACAGCGGAAAAGGAATGCAATCTTATAGCAAATTAGACAAAGAAGTATTTGATGAATTCTTTAACAACAGAAAAAGGCTAAGAGAAATAGCCAGAAAAATAATAAATGTGGTAGAGAATGTTGAATTAAGAAACAAAGTATATCAAATTGAAGATGATGAGATCAGCGAATTAGACAGTGTGAGTGAAGGGCTTGTCATATATAAATTACACAAGGTACGGGAAAGAGATAATCGCATTATTAATGAAAAGAAAAAAATAGTATCAAAAGAAAAAGGATGTTTAAAATGTGAAATTTGCGGTTTTGATTTTGAGGAAACATATGGTAATTTAGGAAAAGGATTCATTGAATGCCACCACCTAAAACCGTTATCTGATTATGACAGCGAAAGAGTAACAGAAATTACTGATTTAGCATTATTATGCTCTAACTGTCATAAAATGATTCATAGAGATTTGACTGTTTCAAGTGTTGAAGATTTTAGAGAAAAGTGGACTATAACGTAG
- a CDS encoding 1-acyl-sn-glycerol-3-phosphate acyltransferase, translating into MQKLISYPVSIVYYFLHGTILIVFQLIQWICFNMFGYEAHKKSVDIMCFFLVISTYLLFTRYKINNLKILPTGVPLIFAANHQSMYDTTSLAWFLRKTHPKFIGKIELSKGLFGISYSMTHGGSVLIDRKNPRQSLSAIQGLAQYIEISKRSAIIFPEGTRSKTTSKPNQFAENGLKILCKYAPSAYVVPITINNSWKMTRWGSFPLGIGNKLIFTIHDPIPVKDVPFNEIFEKTEQSIIRAILPVE; encoded by the coding sequence ATGCAAAAACTAATATCATATCCCGTATCTATTGTTTATTATTTCCTACATGGAACAATATTGATTGTTTTTCAATTAATCCAATGGATATGTTTTAACATGTTCGGATATGAGGCTCACAAAAAGAGTGTGGATATTATGTGTTTCTTTTTAGTAATCAGCACTTATTTATTGTTTACGAGATACAAAATAAACAATCTTAAAATACTGCCGACGGGTGTTCCTCTGATCTTTGCGGCAAATCATCAAAGTATGTACGATACAACTTCTCTTGCCTGGTTTCTACGGAAGACGCATCCCAAATTTATAGGAAAAATAGAATTAAGCAAAGGACTGTTTGGTATTTCATACAGTATGACTCATGGAGGTTCGGTGCTTATAGACAGGAAAAATCCGAGGCAATCTTTGTCTGCGATACAGGGTTTGGCTCAATATATAGAAATAAGCAAACGTTCGGCTATCATATTTCCCGAAGGAACAAGAAGTAAAACAACGAGTAAACCGAACCAGTTTGCAGAAAACGGATTAAAAATTCTTTGTAAATATGCTCCTTCTGCCTATGTAGTTCCTATAACAATAAACAACTCGTGGAAAATGACAAGATGGGGTTCTTTTCCTTTAGGTATAGGTAATAAACTTATATTTACAATTCATGACCCTATCCCCGTAAAGGATGTTCCCTTCAATGAAATTTTTGAAAAAACAGAACAAAGCATCATTCGGGCAATTCTTCCGGTCGAATAA
- a CDS encoding sugar O-acetyltransferase, protein MDIFERMKNGELIRLDDPDYPKVGDAIIRAFRITGELNSSYHPDDETRAVLSELTGQAIDETTTVKLPFYTDFGQFIRLGKNVFVNFGCGFMDRGGITIEDNVLIGPKANLITENHPEEPELRRYVYAKPIHIKKGAWIGAAATILPGVTIGENAMVAAGAVVTKDVPDNTIVGGVPAKIIRKIKTEQS, encoded by the coding sequence ATGGATATATTTGAAAGAATGAAAAACGGTGAGTTGATACGGTTAGACGATCCCGATTATCCGAAAGTTGGTGATGCTATAATTAGAGCTTTCAGAATTACCGGAGAACTTAATTCGTCCTATCATCCCGATGATGAAACACGCGCTGTTTTAAGCGAACTTACCGGACAAGCCATCGACGAAACAACCACGGTTAAGTTGCCTTTCTATACGGATTTCGGACAGTTTATCCGTCTCGGGAAAAATGTCTTTGTAAATTTCGGTTGCGGATTCATGGACAGAGGCGGAATTACTATTGAAGATAATGTGCTGATAGGCCCGAAAGCCAATCTTATTACTGAAAACCATCCTGAGGAACCGGAACTCCGGCGGTATGTTTATGCAAAACCTATCCATATTAAAAAAGGAGCATGGATTGGCGCAGCAGCCACAATTCTGCCCGGTGTAACTATCGGAGAAAATGCGATGGTAGCTGCCGGGGCGGTTGTTACGAAAGATGTTCCTGATAATACGATAGTAGGCGGAGTTCCCGCTAAAATAATCAGAAAGATAAAAACAGAACAGTCATGA
- a CDS encoding flavodoxin has translation MSLLMATSCGASSNRTNTNNENTETNMENGSKKSIVVYYSRRGTNYLNGAIVDLKIGNTEVVAGKIQTLTGSDIFRIETVKAYPADYTETTEVAKRELDENARPELTAGIENMEQYDVIYLGYPNWWGTYPMAVATFLDSYDFSGKTIIPFCTHEGSALGSSVRDIKKAVPGATVLDGLAIKGGNVNSSDKVIEDWINSNRK, from the coding sequence ATGAGCCTCTTGATGGCTACATCCTGTGGAGCAAGCTCGAACAGGACTAATACAAATAACGAAAATACGGAAACAAACATGGAAAACGGATCAAAGAAAAGCATAGTGGTTTACTATTCCCGCAGAGGAACGAACTACCTGAACGGCGCTATTGTCGATTTGAAGATAGGCAACACAGAAGTGGTTGCAGGTAAGATACAAACACTTACCGGGAGCGATATATTCCGCATTGAGACGGTAAAAGCGTATCCGGCGGACTATACGGAAACAACCGAAGTGGCAAAGCGGGAATTGGACGAAAATGCCCGTCCGGAGTTGACGGCCGGAATTGAAAATATGGAGCAATATGATGTCATCTACCTGGGTTATCCTAACTGGTGGGGAACTTATCCAATGGCTGTTGCTACCTTCTTAGACTCTTATGATTTCTCCGGAAAGACAATTATTCCGTTCTGCACCCACGAAGGCAGTGCCTTAGGCAGTAGTGTACGGGATATAAAAAAGGCGGTACCCGGTGCAACTGTTCTCGATGGTCTGGCTATCAAGGGAGGAAATGTGAATAGTTCGGACAAAGTAATCGAGGACTGGATTAACAGCAACAGAAAATAA
- a CDS encoding carboxymuconolactone decarboxylase family protein, which produces MSGRSKIAFALCACMQLFFNNQLKAQDMENSLNPEQQKIITIAANTAIGNLDALSTELNDGLDAGLSVNRIKEVLVQMYAYAGFPRSLQGINTFMSMLDSRKAQGINDPEGADASPITDSRDKYTRGREILEKLTLTDQKNITGANAFAPAIDNYLKEHLFADIFERDVLTYAERELATISALAAMAGVDPMLQSHMNMGLNVGLTEAQLRQLVSIIGNSIDRRQGDNARKILDKVIAARSPGNKVEGASLNRTHISSGNNKVRLSLITVDPKRLDKYNEFLKEEIEASMLLEPGVLALYAVSEKEAPNKITILEIYADEAAYQDHIKTPHFIKYKQGTLDMVQDLELLDVNPLIPELKIK; this is translated from the coding sequence ATGAGCGGTAGAAGTAAAATAGCCTTTGCACTATGTGCATGCATGCAGTTATTTTTTAACAATCAATTAAAAGCACAGGATATGGAAAATAGTTTAAACCCCGAACAACAAAAGATAATTACCATTGCCGCTAATACGGCAATAGGCAATCTCGACGCTCTGAGCACAGAATTGAATGACGGACTCGATGCCGGCCTAAGCGTAAACCGGATAAAAGAAGTATTGGTTCAGATGTATGCCTATGCCGGATTTCCGCGAAGCCTCCAAGGAATCAATACCTTTATGAGTATGCTCGACAGTCGCAAAGCCCAAGGGATAAACGACCCTGAAGGAGCCGATGCTTCTCCCATAACGGATTCACGCGACAAATATACCCGTGGGCGTGAGATACTGGAGAAACTGACTCTTACCGATCAGAAAAATATTACGGGAGCCAATGCTTTTGCTCCGGCTATCGACAATTATTTAAAGGAGCATTTGTTTGCCGATATTTTCGAAAGGGACGTGCTGACCTATGCCGAACGTGAACTCGCCACTATATCCGCTTTGGCAGCTATGGCAGGAGTTGATCCGATGTTGCAATCGCACATGAATATGGGCTTGAACGTAGGACTGACCGAAGCGCAGCTAAGACAGCTCGTTTCTATCATCGGTAACTCTATCGACAGGCGGCAGGGTGATAATGCCCGGAAGATATTGGATAAAGTTATCGCAGCAAGATCGCCCGGCAATAAAGTCGAAGGAGCATCTCTGAACAGAACTCACATTTCCTCCGGAAATAATAAAGTCCGCCTTTCCCTGATTACAGTAGATCCCAAGCGGCTGGATAAATATAATGAATTCCTGAAAGAAGAAATTGAAGCATCAATGCTGTTGGAACCGGGGGTATTGGCATTATATGCCGTTTCCGAAAAAGAAGCCCCGAATAAAATAACCATCCTTGAAATATATGCTGATGAGGCAGCTTATCAAGACCATATTAAA